A portion of the Myxococcales bacterium genome contains these proteins:
- a CDS encoding SUMF1/EgtB/PvdO family nonheme iron enzyme — translation MRLLSLGIVVGGAVGCEGMLGFEDFEAARSTQEAGAVACTAASAPAGMVGRRLPNGACVWVDQWEVSRSRYESVIAGVNLSVNGDPALCPDKKSSADLESGCSGQTGELDAGDGSLPVTCVDWCDAHIFCRAEGKRLCKDDFASPVSAATSDWYALCSADGKRDYPYGASADPSVCNNSDNPTFGCNPNCLLSPTNQLNACKADSAVYDLIGNVAEWTDACNSSSASAECRLRGGGVNKSSQDSSCSSVETVPRGTRAAFFGFRCCWQP, via the coding sequence ATGCGGTTGCTATCGCTCGGCATCGTCGTGGGGGGAGCCGTCGGCTGCGAGGGTATGCTCGGGTTCGAGGACTTCGAGGCTGCTCGTTCCACACAGGAGGCCGGGGCAGTCGCGTGTACGGCGGCAAGCGCACCGGCCGGCATGGTGGGCCGTCGACTGCCGAATGGAGCCTGCGTCTGGGTGGACCAGTGGGAAGTGAGCCGTTCTCGCTACGAGTCCGTGATCGCGGGCGTGAATCTCTCGGTCAACGGTGACCCTGCCCTGTGCCCCGACAAGAAGTCCTCCGCGGATCTGGAGTCCGGTTGCAGCGGCCAGACCGGCGAGCTGGACGCGGGCGACGGCAGTTTGCCAGTCACATGCGTCGATTGGTGTGACGCGCACATCTTCTGCCGCGCCGAGGGCAAACGACTGTGCAAGGACGACTTCGCCAGCCCCGTCAGCGCTGCGACCAGCGATTGGTACGCGTTGTGTTCTGCCGACGGAAAGCGGGACTATCCGTACGGTGCGAGCGCCGACCCCAGCGTCTGCAACAACTCCGACAATCCGACCTTTGGCTGCAATCCCAACTGCCTGCTCTCGCCGACCAATCAATTGAATGCTTGCAAGGCAGACTCCGCCGTCTACGACCTGATCGGCAACGTGGCGGAGTGGACGGACGCGTGCAACAGCAGCAGTGCTTCTGCTGAATGCCGCCTGCGGGGAGGCGGAGTGAACAAGTCCTCCCAGGACTCGAGCTGCTCTTCCGTCGAGACAGTCCCCCGGGGGACACGCGCAGCGTTCTTCGGCTTCCGCTGCTGCTGGCAGCCGTAG